One part of the Clostridium thermosuccinogenes genome encodes these proteins:
- a CDS encoding GH36-type glycosyl hydrolase domain-containing protein, giving the protein MKRLFQSDYGYFTEDGREYVITTHNTPKPWCNVISNGDYGLMVSQTGGGYSWRGNAGQNRITRAFQDLIKDNWGKYIYIRDLDSGKYWSATWKPVEAEYEYYRVRHGIGYTCFEQKVDGIASRLTLFVAPYAPVEIMKLELCNESEKSRRLDVTSYFEWILGFAPDDHREFHKLFIDTRFCPEANALLADKHLWGFPDEKGRHNNVSWDYTAFHAVSENVKSYDADKESFIGMYRDERSPVAMELAELARNTGRFGDGAAALQTEITLGASDSRTVIFTIGAAQKGKEDAIELATKYTSKEAAEKAFEELGHFWAKFIDSERVKTPDPAMDIMTNIWLKYQAISCRLWGKSAYYQVSAGYGFRDQLQDCQIFLSSEPDYARKQILMHAAQQFNEGDVLHWWFTIRGGGPRTKCSDDLLWLPFILDAYLKETKDFKILDERVPYLDTGEDDLYGHCKRAIEKTFLRFSPRGIPLIGDHDWNDGLSAVGNEWKGESFWLAEFFYVVLKNFAPLADMRGDDAFAAKCRIVMDSMKDAVNRHGWDGEWYLQATTDEGEEVGSSRNEEGRIFLNPQVWAVISGIADEERARKCMDSVTKYLLKDYGALLLYPAYTRVRRDIGYITRYAPGLRENGGVYTHAATWAVWAYALMGDAKRAYEAYRRICPPNRSGNLKSYMAEPYVTPGNSDGPVSPYYGRGGWTWYTGSAQWLHNVAVNWILGVRATFEGLEVSPCIPPEWKEYSIWRKFRGATYSITVKNPNSKSTGVTSISVDGKRINGNIIPDFGDNSVHEVEVIM; this is encoded by the coding sequence ATGAAGAGGTTATTCCAAAGTGATTATGGATATTTTACTGAAGATGGCAGGGAGTATGTTATAACTACTCACAATACTCCTAAACCATGGTGCAATGTGATAAGCAATGGGGATTATGGGCTTATGGTTTCCCAAACCGGGGGAGGCTACTCCTGGAGGGGAAATGCCGGACAAAACAGGATTACCCGGGCTTTTCAGGATTTGATCAAGGATAACTGGGGCAAATACATATACATAAGGGACCTGGACAGCGGCAAGTACTGGTCGGCCACATGGAAGCCTGTTGAAGCGGAATATGAATATTACAGGGTGCGCCATGGCATAGGCTATACATGCTTTGAACAAAAGGTTGATGGCATTGCCAGCCGCCTGACGCTATTTGTAGCACCCTATGCGCCGGTGGAGATAATGAAGCTGGAGCTTTGCAATGAAAGTGAAAAAAGCCGAAGGCTGGATGTAACATCATATTTTGAGTGGATACTGGGTTTTGCCCCGGATGACCACAGGGAATTTCATAAATTATTCATTGACACCCGTTTCTGTCCGGAAGCCAATGCGCTTCTGGCCGACAAGCACCTCTGGGGATTTCCCGATGAAAAAGGCAGGCACAATAATGTAAGCTGGGATTATACCGCTTTTCACGCTGTATCTGAGAACGTGAAATCCTATGATGCCGATAAGGAATCTTTCATAGGAATGTACAGGGATGAAAGATCTCCGGTGGCAATGGAGCTGGCTGAGTTGGCTAGGAATACCGGACGTTTCGGCGATGGCGCTGCTGCGTTGCAGACTGAAATAACATTGGGGGCATCTGATTCCAGAACAGTCATTTTTACTATAGGAGCTGCTCAAAAAGGTAAGGAAGATGCAATTGAGCTTGCGACTAAGTATACATCAAAAGAAGCAGCGGAAAAAGCCTTCGAAGAGCTGGGCCATTTCTGGGCTAAGTTCATAGATTCCGAAAGAGTGAAAACTCCGGACCCTGCCATGGATATCATGACCAATATCTGGCTTAAGTATCAGGCAATTTCATGCCGTTTATGGGGAAAATCAGCCTATTATCAGGTGAGCGCCGGTTATGGCTTCCGGGATCAGTTGCAGGACTGCCAGATTTTCCTGTCCAGTGAGCCGGATTATGCGAGAAAGCAGATACTTATGCACGCTGCCCAGCAGTTCAATGAGGGGGATGTGCTTCACTGGTGGTTTACGATACGGGGCGGCGGGCCGAGAACTAAATGTTCCGATGACTTGCTATGGCTTCCGTTCATACTGGATGCATATCTAAAAGAAACCAAGGATTTTAAAATACTGGATGAAAGAGTGCCCTATCTGGACACGGGGGAAGACGACTTATATGGGCACTGTAAAAGAGCTATTGAAAAGACGTTTTTGCGTTTTTCACCCAGAGGGATTCCGCTCATAGGCGATCACGACTGGAATGACGGGTTGAGTGCCGTAGGCAACGAATGGAAAGGGGAAAGCTTCTGGCTGGCTGAGTTCTTTTATGTAGTGCTGAAGAACTTTGCTCCCCTTGCCGACATGCGGGGAGATGATGCTTTTGCTGCGAAATGCAGAATAGTCATGGATTCCATGAAAGATGCGGTAAACCGCCATGGTTGGGATGGTGAGTGGTATTTGCAGGCTACCACCGACGAAGGGGAGGAAGTTGGCTCATCCCGGAATGAGGAAGGAAGGATATTCTTAAATCCGCAGGTATGGGCGGTGATATCTGGCATTGCTGATGAAGAGAGAGCAAGGAAATGCATGGATAGCGTTACCAAGTACCTATTAAAGGATTATGGGGCACTGCTTCTATATCCGGCCTATACCCGCGTCAGAAGGGATATAGGATATATCACCCGTTATGCGCCTGGGCTTCGGGAAAATGGAGGGGTTTATACCCATGCAGCTACATGGGCGGTGTGGGCCTATGCGCTGATGGGAGACGCAAAACGAGCATATGAAGCTTACCGGCGGATATGTCCCCCAAACCGTTCCGGCAACCTGAAGTCATATATGGCCGAACCCTATGTTACACCCGGGAATTCCGATGGGCCAGTTTCTCCGTACTATGGCCGCGGCGGATGGACATGGTATACCGGATCAGCACAGTGGCTGCACAACGTTGCTGTAAATTGGATTCTAGGAGTAAGAGCCACTTTTGAAGGCTTGGAAGTCTCACCCTGCATCCCTCCTGAATGGAAGGAATACAGCATATGGCGTAAATTCAGGGGAGCTACTTATAGCATAACAGTTAAAAATCCAAACAGCAAATCGACAGGTGTAACAAGCATTTCAGTAGACGGAAAAAGGATAAACGGCAATATAATCCCTGACTTTGGCGACAATTCCGTACATGAAGTTGAAGTCATCATGTGA
- a CDS encoding LacI family DNA-binding transcriptional regulator: protein MSTLKDVAREAGVSITTASYALKGSKKISHETTLRVKEAAKRLNYLPSGIARGLKASKTWNIGVFLHGYSGPTYGDVLQAIHDGVSSANYEMMVCSTSVSDRLLMERHMDGAIILNSFIPDKTLERVQSPNFPVVVMDRTIELPNVSCVVADNVAGGYMAVRHLLDFGYKKLAFIIGGKESYENAARVEGIKKALYEAGIDFGAVPVAIGDFKEETGKSSMKSLLNQYPDIDAVFCLNDEMAIGAMNAIKESGRLIPQDIAVIGFDDIPLASYTTPALTTIRVDRRLWGYLAAVNLLELIDRKGSGRIVKIPVELIRRETVGKISVGIT from the coding sequence ATGTCGACCTTGAAAGATGTGGCCAGAGAAGCAGGTGTCTCTATAACAACAGCTTCCTATGCCCTGAAAGGCAGCAAAAAAATCAGTCATGAAACCACGTTGAGGGTGAAGGAAGCGGCTAAACGGCTTAATTATCTCCCGTCAGGAATAGCTCGTGGCTTAAAGGCCAGCAAGACCTGGAATATAGGGGTGTTTCTCCATGGTTATTCCGGACCTACATATGGTGATGTTTTACAAGCCATTCATGATGGCGTATCAAGCGCAAACTATGAGATGATGGTTTGTTCCACCAGCGTCTCAGACCGCCTTTTGATGGAAAGGCACATGGATGGAGCAATTATCCTGAATTCTTTTATTCCCGACAAGACTTTGGAGAGGGTTCAAAGCCCAAACTTCCCGGTGGTTGTCATGGACAGGACGATTGAATTGCCTAATGTATCGTGTGTAGTTGCAGACAATGTTGCAGGGGGTTACATGGCTGTCAGGCATCTGCTGGATTTTGGATATAAGAAGCTCGCTTTCATCATTGGTGGGAAAGAAAGCTATGAAAATGCCGCACGAGTTGAGGGAATAAAGAAAGCGCTTTATGAGGCAGGAATTGATTTTGGAGCAGTTCCTGTCGCAATTGGAGATTTCAAGGAAGAGACGGGGAAAAGCAGTATGAAGAGCCTGCTTAACCAATATCCCGATATTGACGCAGTTTTCTGTTTAAATGATGAAATGGCCATTGGTGCAATGAATGCCATAAAGGAAAGTGGAAGGCTCATTCCACAGGATATTGCGGTTATTGGTTTTGATGACATACCTCTCGCATCTTACACTACACCTGCCCTGACTACGATACGTGTAGACCGACGGCTTTGGGGTTATCTTGCTGCAGTGAACCTGCTGGAACTGATCGACCGCAAAGGCTCAGGCCGGATTGTAAAGATACCGGTGGAACTGATCCGCAGAGAAACGGTCGGAAAGATAAGCGTCGGAATTACATAA
- the ade gene encoding adenine deaminase, which produces MEKHSLKKRIDTAAGRRPADLVIKNCRIVDVYNSTIIEGKSIAISDGCIVGIGDYQGVHEIDAQGQYAAPGFIDSHIHIESSYVTPEEIGRLLVPHGTTTIIADPHEIVNVCGMEGMNYMLEASKGTKLDIRYMLPSCVPATPFENAGAVIDAAKMKEPLRDSRILGLGEFMNYPGVVEADDEVMNKLLIAINGGKLIDGHSPGLTGKELNAYVACGIHTDHECSTEEEMLDRLSRGLYILLREGSACHNLRTLLKAVTPANSRRCLLCSDDRQPETILKLGHLDNHLRICVEEGISPVTAIQMASLNAAECYGLHDRGAIAPGLRADIVLLDNLKDFNVQRVFIQGEEVAREGKYLPEIRRCDISAVQGSFHVKDFSVEKLRLKLNSRHVNVIDILPGGVVTAKGMAEVALDEKGEFIWQPEQDIVKAAVVERHRGTGNVGLALIRGYGIRSGAVALSIAHDSHNIITVGTKDEDMALAVESLVKQGGGIVLVKNGEIINCMPMVVGGIMSDRSGEWVSEKLSQIHKDAYEQLGISKAVEPIMTLCFMSLPVIPEIKVTDKGLFDVTRQAFIPIEADI; this is translated from the coding sequence ATGGAAAAGCATTCATTGAAAAAGAGAATTGATACGGCAGCAGGAAGAAGGCCTGCAGACCTGGTGATAAAAAACTGCAGGATAGTTGATGTATATAATTCTACCATTATTGAGGGAAAAAGCATCGCCATTTCGGATGGCTGCATCGTGGGAATCGGTGATTACCAGGGTGTGCATGAAATCGATGCCCAGGGTCAATATGCAGCTCCTGGGTTTATCGACAGCCATATCCATATTGAATCTTCTTATGTCACCCCGGAGGAAATCGGCAGGCTCCTGGTTCCCCATGGCACGACTACCATTATCGCCGATCCCCATGAAATAGTCAATGTATGCGGCATGGAGGGCATGAATTACATGCTTGAAGCTTCGAAGGGGACAAAACTTGATATCCGGTACATGCTTCCCTCCTGTGTGCCGGCGACACCCTTTGAAAATGCCGGAGCTGTCATCGATGCTGCAAAGATGAAAGAACCGCTTAGGGATTCCAGAATCCTTGGGCTTGGCGAATTCATGAATTATCCCGGAGTTGTGGAAGCGGACGATGAGGTGATGAACAAACTTTTGATTGCCATCAATGGAGGAAAGCTGATCGATGGACATAGCCCGGGTCTTACAGGAAAAGAACTGAATGCGTATGTAGCTTGCGGTATACATACGGATCACGAATGCTCCACGGAAGAAGAGATGCTTGACCGCCTTTCCCGAGGGCTTTATATCCTCTTGAGGGAAGGTTCGGCCTGCCATAACCTGCGCACGCTGCTTAAGGCTGTCACCCCTGCCAACAGCCGCCGCTGCCTGCTGTGCTCCGATGACAGACAGCCGGAGACCATTCTTAAGTTAGGGCATCTGGACAATCACCTCCGGATATGTGTGGAAGAGGGGATTTCCCCGGTTACTGCCATTCAGATGGCGAGCCTGAATGCAGCTGAGTGCTATGGGCTGCATGACAGGGGAGCCATAGCTCCCGGACTGCGCGCAGATATCGTGCTGTTAGATAATTTAAAGGATTTCAATGTTCAGAGGGTGTTCATACAGGGAGAGGAAGTGGCAAGAGAAGGGAAATATCTGCCGGAGATACGCCGCTGCGATATCTCGGCCGTGCAGGGAAGCTTTCATGTCAAAGACTTTTCTGTGGAAAAGCTAAGGCTGAAGCTCAATTCCAGGCATGTAAACGTTATCGATATTCTTCCCGGGGGCGTTGTCACTGCAAAAGGAATGGCAGAAGTTGCTCTGGACGAAAAAGGAGAATTCATATGGCAGCCGGAACAGGATATAGTGAAAGCGGCGGTTGTGGAACGCCACCGTGGCACCGGAAATGTTGGTCTGGCTTTGATCAGGGGCTATGGAATCCGGTCGGGAGCCGTGGCATTATCGATTGCCCACGATTCTCACAACATCATAACTGTGGGAACCAAGGATGAGGATATGGCCTTGGCGGTGGAAAGCCTTGTGAAGCAAGGTGGAGGCATTGTTCTGGTAAAAAACGGAGAGATTATAAACTGTATGCCGATGGTGGTAGGCGGTATTATGAGTGACAGGTCCGGAGAATGGGTAAGTGAAAAGCTGTCCCAAATTCATAAGGATGCATATGAACAGCTTGGGATAAGCAAAGCGGTAGAACCCATTATGACGCTGTGCTTTATGTCCCTGCCGGTGATACCGGAAATCAAGGTGACCGATAAGGGGCTTTTTGATGTTACCCGGCAAGCGTTTATTCCCATTGAGGCAGATATTTGA
- a CDS encoding BMP family lipoprotein: MKKEKLKLISLLLAAVFAVVFLSACSGKSAEPDKAASGQGGKTIDYSKIKIGEITSLVVNDGGWCQATHQSILAAMKELGIPEENLLVIENVAEEQVAVANAYEALVSEGANLIIGASSGYATFLSDLAAQNPDVIVAQHGDRTENLIGYQIRNYEGMFLAGYACALMSDNDLLGFAASMSEASVRAAINGYALGAKYANPNAKVQVVWANSWYDVDLETQSAQTLINQGIKYMGMEASSPAIPQTCEAKGAYCIGYNVDMKALAPKAVLFSYVWNFKPIFEKIITSVAEGTATSSDYYYEGGECASITEFNDDLVPKDVQEKVLKVKEDIANGKIKVYGGELKDNKGNVLVAAGETMSDEMINTQEFLVENVIGDWR; encoded by the coding sequence ATGAAGAAGGAAAAATTAAAGTTAATCAGTCTATTGCTGGCAGCAGTATTTGCAGTTGTGTTTCTTTCCGCTTGTTCCGGCAAATCTGCGGAGCCGGACAAAGCCGCATCGGGTCAGGGAGGTAAAACTATTGATTATTCGAAAATAAAAATCGGTGAGATCACTTCCCTGGTGGTAAATGACGGAGGTTGGTGCCAGGCGACTCATCAGAGCATCCTGGCAGCTATGAAGGAGTTGGGAATCCCGGAAGAGAATCTGCTCGTGATTGAAAACGTGGCAGAGGAACAAGTGGCCGTTGCCAATGCTTACGAAGCGTTAGTCAGCGAAGGTGCCAATCTGATCATCGGGGCAAGCTCCGGATATGCGACGTTCCTGTCTGATCTGGCAGCCCAGAATCCTGATGTCATTGTAGCTCAACATGGAGATAGGACGGAGAATCTGATCGGCTATCAGATACGAAATTACGAAGGCATGTTTCTGGCCGGTTATGCATGTGCTTTGATGTCCGACAATGACCTCCTGGGCTTTGCAGCCAGCATGTCGGAAGCTTCCGTTCGTGCCGCCATCAATGGCTATGCTTTGGGAGCAAAATATGCAAACCCCAACGCAAAGGTGCAGGTAGTCTGGGCAAACAGCTGGTATGACGTGGACCTTGAAACCCAAAGTGCCCAAACCCTGATCAACCAGGGAATCAAATACATGGGTATGGAAGCTTCATCTCCTGCGATTCCCCAGACCTGTGAAGCCAAAGGCGCTTACTGCATAGGCTACAATGTGGATATGAAGGCTTTGGCGCCGAAAGCAGTTCTGTTCTCCTATGTATGGAATTTCAAGCCGATCTTTGAAAAGATCATTACATCTGTAGCCGAAGGAACTGCCACAAGCAGCGATTACTACTATGAGGGTGGGGAATGTGCATCCATAACAGAGTTTAATGATGATCTTGTACCGAAGGATGTGCAGGAAAAGGTGCTAAAGGTGAAAGAAGATATTGCAAACGGCAAAATCAAAGTTTATGGCGGAGAACTGAAAGACAACAAAGGGAATGTATTGGTCGCCGCAGGTGAAACCATGAGCGATGAAATGATAAATACACAGGAATTCCTGGTAGAAAACGTAATTGGTGACTGGAGATAA
- a CDS encoding ABC transporter permease — MTAFITSICAAAIVYAVSILYAAIGEIFSQRAGIMNLGIEGIMLMGAVSGFLTVYNTNNLVLAFLAVILVGAVLGLVFAFLTVTLGADQTVCGMAFLIFGSGLSGFIGKNVTGIASAVKFEKINIPFLSDIPVVGDIFFKQDLLVYLMYLIVPLSIFYIYRTRPGMILRALGENPAALDAAGINVFALRYAYVIFGCAMTAISGACISLSYTNFWNEGMTGGKGWIAFSLVAFSGWNPAGAALGALLFGAISIIGINMQIYLPGIPSQFYSMLPYIATVVALIISTGSFRRKHTEEPAALCQKYDREAR; from the coding sequence ATGACTGCATTCATAACATCCATTTGCGCAGCAGCTATTGTTTATGCCGTATCAATTTTATATGCTGCAATCGGTGAGATTTTTTCACAGCGTGCGGGAATCATGAATCTTGGCATTGAAGGCATAATGCTTATGGGAGCGGTATCCGGTTTCCTGACGGTTTACAATACTAATAATCTGGTGCTGGCTTTTCTTGCGGTAATCCTTGTGGGTGCAGTGCTGGGACTTGTATTTGCCTTTCTTACCGTTACCCTGGGGGCGGATCAAACGGTGTGCGGCATGGCGTTTTTGATTTTTGGCAGCGGCTTGAGCGGATTTATAGGGAAAAATGTTACAGGCATAGCTTCTGCCGTGAAATTTGAGAAAATAAACATACCGTTTCTTTCAGACATTCCGGTGGTGGGGGATATCTTCTTTAAGCAGGATTTGTTGGTTTACCTCATGTATCTGATAGTTCCCCTCAGCATTTTCTATATTTACAGGACAAGACCGGGTATGATCCTCCGGGCTTTGGGAGAAAACCCGGCCGCTCTGGATGCGGCAGGCATCAATGTATTTGCCCTAAGATATGCCTATGTGATTTTCGGGTGTGCGATGACCGCCATCAGCGGAGCATGCATTTCCCTGTCCTACACAAACTTTTGGAATGAGGGAATGACAGGGGGAAAAGGCTGGATTGCTTTTTCTCTGGTGGCCTTTTCCGGATGGAATCCGGCCGGCGCTGCCCTGGGAGCACTGCTTTTTGGCGCAATCAGCATCATCGGCATAAATATGCAGATTTATCTGCCGGGAATCCCTTCCCAGTTTTATAGCATGCTTCCATATATAGCAACGGTGGTGGCACTTATTATATCAACCGGAAGCTTTCGTAGGAAGCATACGGAAGAGCCGGCAGCCTTATGTCAGAAATATGACCGGGAAGCCCGGTAA
- a CDS encoding ABC transporter permease — protein sequence MSIGTIQIEKKHTVPLKNKILNPIVFVLIGLVFSSVLIIAVGFNPIAVYSKMLSYSFLNLRGINGSIKAGLPLMLCGLSVSIAFKMNLNNIGAEGQYAMGAILGGAFALFGPELPMPLRIMVMFLLCAVGGGLWAVIAAALKAFWNVNETIVTLMQNYIALLFLDYLCYGPWMAKKQTTAISEAIPKEMYLPNIGNSGISTGILVALGIAILLYIFLKYTTAGYQIEVIRNSRRSAEYAGINVKKYILIVLTISGAIAGLAGFVQITGIVHRVQAQLPGGSGYTGIVIAYLSRFNPIAVIIVSILLGGLENSCAAVQLMGVPSQIATMLQGSIMISVIAGEFFNHYKVSFNRNTMISQNKTEGVAQ from the coding sequence ATGAGCATTGGTACGATTCAGATAGAGAAAAAACATACGGTGCCTCTTAAGAACAAGATACTCAACCCTATTGTTTTTGTTTTAATCGGCCTGGTTTTCAGTTCGGTTTTAATCATAGCGGTTGGTTTCAATCCCATTGCCGTGTATTCTAAAATGCTATCTTATTCTTTCTTAAATTTAAGGGGAATCAATGGAAGCATTAAGGCGGGACTTCCGCTGATGCTTTGCGGACTCAGTGTTTCCATTGCCTTTAAAATGAATCTGAACAATATCGGTGCGGAAGGACAATATGCTATGGGAGCCATCTTGGGAGGTGCATTTGCCCTTTTCGGGCCGGAACTGCCCATGCCGCTCCGGATAATGGTGATGTTTCTGCTGTGTGCGGTAGGCGGTGGACTGTGGGCTGTGATTGCAGCAGCGTTAAAGGCATTTTGGAATGTGAATGAGACCATTGTCACCTTAATGCAGAATTACATAGCCTTATTGTTCCTGGATTACTTGTGTTATGGACCCTGGATGGCAAAAAAACAGACAACGGCCATCTCCGAAGCCATACCGAAGGAGATGTATCTCCCCAACATCGGGAATAGCGGAATCAGTACGGGCATACTGGTGGCGCTTGGGATCGCAATACTTCTATACATATTTTTAAAATACACGACGGCCGGATACCAGATCGAAGTGATCAGAAACAGCAGAAGGTCAGCGGAATATGCAGGCATAAACGTAAAAAAATACATTCTTATAGTTTTGACAATAAGCGGCGCCATTGCCGGCCTGGCAGGTTTTGTCCAGATCACCGGCATAGTGCACCGGGTGCAGGCACAGCTCCCGGGCGGCAGTGGATATACCGGGATTGTCATAGCATATTTGAGCCGCTTCAACCCCATCGCTGTGATTATCGTTTCCATCCTTTTGGGCGGATTGGAGAACAGCTGTGCTGCAGTGCAGCTCATGGGAGTTCCTTCGCAGATTGCGACCATGCTGCAGGGAAGCATTATGATATCTGTGATTGCAGGAGAGTTTTTTAATCATTATAAAGTATCGTTCAATAGAAATACTATGATCAGTCAAAACAAGACGGAAGGGGTTGCACAATGA
- a CDS encoding ABC transporter ATP-binding protein: MEKTILLEMKGITKRFGKTLANDNVNLRLYKGEIHALLGENGAGKSTLMNILLGIYKPNSGEIFYKGKKVSIKSPKDAAELGIGMVHQHFELIPTLSVAENIFLSMGRGDFILNRAKMEETIRRFSDKFGLAVDPGAKVWQLSVGEQQRVEIMKLLCRDCEIMILDEPSAVLTPQESREMFKTLRKMADDGKTVIFISHKMNEVMEHSDRITVLKGGRVEDEMPAGDATVERLTKAVVGSRTLSKTVRKTTKENAHVLLEVEHLHVRNDKGLDALKDVSFSLRSGEIFAIAGVAGNGQRELAEALAGLRKVASGKIMMNRRDITKMNAKQRISMGISFIPEDRLKMGLIPGMNMKQNAILKKFREPEFSRFGFLRSKPIKAVTERFIETHDIKNGGMDLPVSMMSGGNQQKLLVAREIHCEPALVIAAYPVRGLDIGAAEAINNILMEQRNRGACVLLISEELDEIFEMSDRVAVLCDGKLMGIRNTSETDYEEIGRLMSGEPA, encoded by the coding sequence ATGGAGAAAACCATTTTATTGGAAATGAAAGGCATCACCAAGAGGTTTGGAAAAACTCTGGCCAATGATAATGTTAATCTGCGACTGTATAAAGGGGAAATCCATGCGCTTTTAGGAGAAAACGGAGCCGGTAAAAGCACCCTTATGAACATATTGCTGGGCATTTACAAGCCCAATTCGGGAGAAATCTTCTATAAAGGGAAGAAGGTATCAATAAAAAGTCCGAAGGATGCTGCCGAGCTGGGTATCGGGATGGTACATCAGCATTTTGAGCTAATCCCTACCCTGAGTGTCGCGGAAAACATTTTCCTGAGCATGGGAAGGGGCGACTTCATACTAAACAGGGCAAAAATGGAAGAGACCATCCGCAGATTTTCCGATAAATTCGGTCTGGCTGTTGACCCCGGAGCAAAGGTATGGCAGCTTTCAGTGGGGGAGCAGCAGCGGGTGGAAATAATGAAGCTCTTATGCCGGGACTGTGAGATCATGATTTTGGATGAACCCTCCGCCGTGCTGACGCCGCAGGAATCCAGAGAGATGTTTAAAACCTTGAGGAAAATGGCAGATGACGGTAAAACGGTGATCTTCATTTCCCATAAGATGAATGAAGTTATGGAACATTCAGACCGGATTACGGTTTTAAAAGGCGGGAGAGTGGAAGATGAAATGCCGGCAGGGGATGCGACCGTCGAACGCCTTACGAAAGCAGTGGTGGGCTCAAGGACTTTGAGTAAAACAGTGAGGAAGACAACGAAGGAAAATGCCCATGTGCTGCTGGAAGTGGAACATCTGCATGTCAGAAATGACAAAGGCCTTGATGCTTTGAAGGATGTCTCCTTCAGCCTCCGTTCAGGCGAGATATTTGCCATTGCCGGTGTGGCAGGAAACGGCCAAAGGGAGCTGGCGGAAGCCCTGGCGGGACTTCGTAAGGTTGCATCCGGCAAAATCATGATGAACCGCAGGGATATTACTAAAATGAATGCAAAGCAGAGGATATCGATGGGGATTTCCTTTATCCCTGAGGATAGATTAAAAATGGGACTGATTCCGGGAATGAACATGAAACAGAATGCCATATTAAAAAAATTCAGAGAACCGGAGTTCAGCAGGTTTGGTTTTTTAAGAAGCAAGCCTATAAAGGCTGTTACGGAAAGGTTTATCGAAACTCATGATATAAAAAATGGCGGCATGGATTTGCCGGTGAGCATGATGTCCGGTGGAAACCAGCAGAAGCTTCTGGTAGCCCGGGAGATCCACTGCGAGCCTGCCCTTGTTATTGCAGCTTATCCGGTACGGGGACTGGACATAGGAGCGGCGGAAGCAATCAACAATATACTGATGGAACAGCGTAACAGAGGAGCATGCGTGCTGCTCATATCGGAAGAATTGGATGAAATTTTTGAAATGTCGGACAGGGTAGCTGTTCTATGTGATGGAAAGCTGATGGGGATACGCAATACATCTGAAACGGATTATGAGGAAATCGGACGGTTGATGTCCGGAGAGCCTGCCTAA